In Topomyia yanbarensis strain Yona2022 chromosome 2, ASM3024719v1, whole genome shotgun sequence, one DNA window encodes the following:
- the LOC131683764 gene encoding exostosin-3, which yields MSGYESLTGISSTSSRFCNWFKRMKLYRIGIIVAACLLLVPFVFYSLLLNDESNAPSNDIHRTRSQLEAFEDISPLKAADLKLRIDEMLRIKGTVSLELRDLEARRQKLQSDIGLYNQKIDELKQELGRQQTELERLKISVEQAQVAQQEAVLRNTPELALPKPLFSASVPDLKQAIPVSQVRWCKMSTCFDHSRCSLTSGFPVYLYDPDVISVVSKGFDIDGFLKTTIKQTLGYNAHLTSDPKKACVFFVLVGEALSDQETIRNSRYGVTNLENSKRVASSSLNITKIKQLPYWGGDGRNHVLLNFARRDLSLGVGNVFRNVDTGRAMVAQSSFEEQQFRRGFDMIVPPILGPPGGDVWQDCSPMLPARRKYLLSFQGEINVHQNQSVSNNIDEEAETVDDFIIEHMKEMSSGHTQDRFLLQFECIPATELRSSSHVRDWSLCGTDNSRKSVLKDSTFTLLLSPGGFSVSSTLFQARLYEALRAGAIPVILGGDQVELPYGETIEWRRAAVLLPKARITELHFLLRAIPDADLLSMRRQGRLFWERYLSSVQATVDTIIASLRDRLGIPPKPVLPVVAHSVFNASFIPLKSDPVLDTEPEESLGPIEPPYPSPAYRRNYTALLIQSREAWNDWADPFALYPQLPFDPVLPSDAKFIGSHMGFRPIGKGAGGAGKEFGESLGGNYPREQFTIVILTYEREQVLMDSLSRLYGLPYLHKVIVVWNSPKPPLEDLRWPDIGVPVHVVRAPRNSLNNRFLPFDAIETEAVLSVDDDAHLRHDEILFGFRVWREHRDRVVGFPGRFHAWDTNTLDAWNYNSNYSCELSMVLTGAAFIHKYYTYLYTYVLPQAIRDKVDEYMNCEDIAMNFLVSHVTRKPPVKVTSRWTFRCPGCPVSLSEDDTHFQERHKCINFFTKVFGYTPLLNTQYRADSILFKTRIPHDKQKCFKFI from the exons ATGTCCGGATACGAATCACTGACCGGGATCAGTTCTACCTCCAGTCGTTTCTGTAACTGGTTCAAACGTATGAAGCTTTACCGAATAGGAATCATCGTTGCTGCCTGCTTACTATTGGTTCCTTTTGTGTTCTACAGCTTGTTATTGAAT GATGAATCTAACGCACCGAGTAATGATATTCATCGAACGCGATCGCAGTTGGAAGCGTTCGAGGATATTAGTCCGCTTAAAGCAGCTGATTTGAAGCTACGCATAGACGAGATGCTTAGGATAAAGGGAACTGTTTCTTTGGAGTTGCGTGATTTGGAAGCAAGACGACAGAAGTTGCAGTCGGATATCGGACTGTACAACCAGAAAATAGATGAGCTCAAGCAGGAATTGGGCAGACAACAGACTGAGTTAGAACGATTGAAAATATCCGTGGAGCAGGCACAAGTTGCTCAGCAAGAAGCAGTTCTTCGCAATACACCCGAGCTTGCGTTACCAAAACCACTGTTTTCGGCATCAGTACCCGATTTGAAACAAGCTATTCCAGTCTCGCAAGTACGTTGGTGTAAAATGAGTACCTGTTTTGATCATTCCCGGTGTAGTTTAACATCTGGATTTCCCGTGTATTTGTACGATCCGGATGTCATTTCGGTTGTAAGTAAAGGGTTCGACATCGATGGATTTCTGAAGACGACAATCAAGCAAACACTTGGTTATAATGCTCACCTAACCAGTGATCCTAAAAAAGCATGCGTTTTCTTTGTACTTGTGGGAGAAGCGCTATCAGACCAGGAAACTATACGTAATAGTCGATATGGAGTCACCAATTTGGAGAATTCAAAACGTGTTGCTAGTTCTAGTTTGAATATCACGAAGATAAAACAACTGCCATATTGGGGAGGAGACGGTCGGAATCATGTGTTGCTAAATTTTGCTCGACGGGATTTGAGCCTAGGGGTTGGGAACGTGTTTCGAAATGTGGATACTGGCCGAGCGATGGTGGCGCAGTCGAGCTTCGAAGAGCAACAATTTCGCCGCGGATTTGATATGATTGTACCTCCAATTTTGGGTCCTCCGGGTGGGGACGTCTGGCAGGACTGCAGTCCAATGTTACCGGCTAGGAGAAAATATTTGCTAAGTTTTCAAGGAGAGATAAACGTACATCAGAACCAGTCGGTTTCAAATAATATCGACGAGGAAGCAGAAACTGTCGACGATTTCATAATTGAGCACATGAAAGAAATGTCATCTGGGCATACGCAAGATCGTTTCTTATTACAATTTGAATGTATTCCAGCTACAGAACTACGAAGTTCATCCCATGTTCGAGACTGGTCACTTTGCGGAACGGACAATTCGCGAAAAAGTGTATTGAAAGATTCCACGTTCACACTTCTGCTATCCCCCGGTGGGTTTAGCGTTAGTTCCACACTATTTCAGGCACGTTTATACGAAGCCTTGCGAGCTGGAGCCATCCCTGTGATCCTAGGAGGCGATCAGGTGGAACTTCCATATGGAGAAACGATCGAGTGGCGGCGAGCTGCGGTATTACTGCCTAAAGCCAGGATTACTGAGTTGCACTTTTTGCTACGGGCTATTCCGGATGCGGATCTTTTGAGCATGCGTCGCCAAGGTCGTCTTTTTTGGGAAAGATATCTCAGTTCGGTTCAAGCTACTGTTGACACCATAATTGCAAGTCTGAGAGATCGTCTCGGCATTCCACCAAAACCAGTTCTGCCGGTTGTAGCACACAGCGTATTCAATGCGAGTTTTATTCCGCTGAAATCTGATCCGGTGTTGGACACGGAACCAGAAGAATCCTTAGGACCGATTGAGCCGCCCTACCCAAGTCCAGCATATCGAAGAAATTATACTGCTCTTTTAATACAGTCTCGTGAAGCCTGGAATGATTGGGCAGATCCCTTCGCTCTTTATCCACAGCTTCCGTTTGATCCAGTGCTACCATCCGATGCAAAGTTTATTGGTTCGCACATGGGTTTCCGTCCCATCGGTAAAGGGGCTGGTGGCGCTGGCAAGGAGTTTGGTGAATCTCTCGGCGGTAACTATCCTCGGGAACAATTCACAATCGTAATCCTAACATATGAACGTGAACAAGTGCTAATGGATTCACTCAGTAGACTATACGGACTACCCTACCTGCATAAGGTTATTGTCGTATGGAATTCACCAAAGCCACCCTTGGAAGATTTACGTTGGCCTGATATAGGAGTTCCTGTGCATGTCGTGCGTGCTCCTCGTAATTCACTGAACAATCGTTTTTTGCCGTTTGATGCAATTGAAACCGAAGCAGTTTTATCAGTCGATGATGATGCTCATTTGCGGCACGATGAGATACTTTTTGGCTTCCGTGTATGGCGTGAGCATAGGGATCGCGTTGTAGGCTTTCCCGGACGTTTCCATGCTTGGGATACTAATACCCTGGACGCGTGGAATTACAATTCCAACTACAGCTGCGAGTTGAGCATGGTACTGACCGGGGCCGCATTCATACATAAATACTACACCTACTTGTACACATACGTACTACCACAAGCCATTCGGGACAAAGTCGATGAATATATGAACTGCGAGGACATTGCTATGAATTTTCTCGTATCACACGTCACTCGGAAACCACCAGTTAAGGTTACTTCTCGCTGGACGTTCCGCTGTCCAGGTTGCCCTGTGTCTCTAAGTGAAGACGATACACACTTCCAGGAGCGACATAAGTGTATTAATTTCTTTACTAAG GTGTTTGGCTATACACCCTTGCTGAATACTCAGTACCGAGCCGATTCCATACTTTTTAAAACGAGGATACCCCACGATAAGCAGAAGTGTTTTAAATTCATATAG